One stretch of Paramormyrops kingsleyae isolate MSU_618 chromosome 4, PKINGS_0.4, whole genome shotgun sequence DNA includes these proteins:
- the LOC111860203 gene encoding uncharacterized protein: MGYGYSKEEEEIMMSDMFYKAETHGVIPDITIDSSLLMYSGLDSTAVLEQHSSQMVSDLVSKVPDYMTDLGSSLSAFKHVPNAVGLRALVISFLLDLIVSSLVTAPEYSPLNMMRRVFAEEKASEVRDSMDEYLKRLQKYVWEPEQVLEETKCLEKQLSRHLTCLRNSMQKDGQMSSRAMKIWANGAAFHAQMLIHEAWLMMAGYGTKKEKNLDVRVASVRNMVDHYRKHLEDLLDKYKSYKHTNLYFIKSQRICAAFGCSDPHCSVYDEELGKSTPSKDEFCPESSDAYINYMFSNWGQIEKLNEYFTDLKTNIRELITQNRNFTMENV; encoded by the coding sequence ATGGGTTACGGTTACAGtaaggaagaggaagagatcATGATGTCAGATATGTTCTATAAAGCTGAGACACATGGTGTGATTCCTGATATTACCATCGACAGCTCCTTACTGATGTACTCAGGACTGGATTCAACAGCTGTACTAGAACAGCACAGTTCTCAGATGGTCAGTGACCTGGTGAGCAAAGTTCCAGACTATATGACCGACCTGGGCTCCTCTTTATCTGCTTTCAAACATGTACCAAATGCAGTTGGATTGCGCGCGTTGGTCATCTCCTTCCTATTAGACCTCATAGTCAGTTCTTTGGTCACGGCTCCTGAGTACAGCCCCCTGAACATGATGCGCCGGGTCTTCGCTGAGGAAAAGGCCTCGGAGGTCAGAGACTCCATGGACGAGTACCTGAAACGGCTCCAAAAGTATGTGTGGGAACCTGAACAGGTGCTAGAAGAGACCAAATGTCTGGAGAAACAGCTGAGTAGGCATCTGACCTGTCTGAGGAACTCCATGCAGAAGGATGGCCAAATGAGCTCCCGCGCCATGAAGATCTGGGCCAATGGCGCGGCGTTCCATGCACAGATGCTAATCCACGAGGCGTGGCTCATGATGGCGGGATATGGAACGAAGAAAGAAAAGAACCTTGACGTTCGAGTAGCTTCTGTCCGCAACATGGTGGATCACTATCGAAAGCACTTGGAGGACTTGTTAGATAAGTACAAGAGCTATAAACACACTAACCTGTACTTCATTAAGAGCCAGCGTATCTGTGCGGCGTTTGGTTGCTCAGACCCACACTGTTCTGTTTATGACGAAGAGCTTGGAAAGAGTACGCCTTCTAAGGATGAATTTTGTCCCGAATCATCGGACGCCTACATCAACTACATGTTTAGCAACTGGGGCCAGATAGAGAAGCTGAATGAGTATTTTACTGACCTTAAGACTAACATAAGGGAACTGATAACACAAAACAGGAATTTTACCATGGAAAATGTGTAG